A window from Hymenobacter volaticus encodes these proteins:
- a CDS encoding cupin domain-containing protein — protein MADTTITKIDSTNSPKGAEGEKYLASGIHVAMRLWEDEEPGESKEPVSRPYETVGYVLKGRAELHSEGQMVLLEPGNSWVVPKGAAHTYKILETFSAVEATTPPAQAHGRDGH, from the coding sequence ATGGCCGATACCACCATTACGAAAATTGATTCCACGAATTCACCGAAAGGTGCGGAAGGCGAAAAGTATTTGGCCTCCGGCATTCATGTAGCCATGCGCTTGTGGGAAGATGAAGAGCCAGGCGAGTCAAAAGAACCAGTTAGCCGTCCTTACGAAACAGTTGGGTATGTGCTGAAAGGAAGAGCCGAACTTCATTCAGAAGGCCAGATGGTATTGCTAGAACCCGGTAATTCGTGGGTGGTACCCAAAGGTGCTGCGCACACCTACAAAATCCTGGAAACTTTCTCGGCTGTTGAAGCCACTACGCCGCCAGCCCAAGCACACGGCCGCGACGGACACTAA
- a CDS encoding TonB-dependent receptor codes for MRNTYYRHLLLLLMAVLSIQQGWSQGATTSAMNGVITDKEGAGLPGATVIAVHTPTNTQYVAPTNSEGRFNIQNMRVGGPYTVRITFVGYQDVTRENIFLTLGQNQRLDINLSESTQQLSEVTVSGRRDPVINSGRTGAATSVQREQIERLPSLSRSFQDFTRLTPQASGTGTSFGGRNGNFNNVTIDGAIFNNSFGLSGTVGGQANAQPISLDAIQEIQVSIAPFDVRQGSFTGAGINAITRSGTNEVSASVYGFRRSNNLVGDKVRDVNQPFPEFTLNQLGARVGGPIIKDKLFYFVSVEGERRDDPPGTFVANRPGLPAPGPGSNTSAANASELDVLSNFLQTTYGYNPGPYEGYQLKQNSDKITAKIDWNINATNTFSIKYNYLKSYRDVPPSNSGSPTVTGGRSLSTNTLPFLASYYRINNNLNSFIAELNSTLAGGISNQLQAGFTAQRDFRSSLGGSPFPFVDILYNANGPGANGNEFTSFGYELFTPLNVLNSDIYQLSDNISKTVGNHTFTLGTYNEYYKFANGFAPDLYGRYRFNSLSDFYSSAGYTYNATTLALTPRDGGPVASATNNYTVRYPLNINDGNPGLGYPLAETKAAQLGFYAQDEWNVMPNMKVTTGLRVDIPIILSDLQRNEDAASISFRDNYQILTDQVQKTSVMFSPRIGFNWDVNNDGKTQLRGGTGIFTGRVPFVWISNQASNNGLLGGVYSGGNVAFNTTPGYLPPAANINQTTLPATYNLAVTERGFKFPQVWRTNIGIDQRLPGDVVFTLDGIFTKDINAVYFDNVNLPNPQARAAGADTRPLYRLPNALNTRSFQVSPKIVSSDGAIVMRNTNKGYSYSATGQLQKTFSNSVSASLAYTYTNSQDVSIGGSTPFSLWSARPISDDPNANKLGYSEFLRQHRVVASLSYRKEYLGHLATTISGFLDLGPNGRFSYVYNGDMNGDNVGNNDLMYIPRTRDEINLTNLTLFSGTPQQTIYTADQQWVDLNNYINQDDYLSQHRGQIAERNGAVLPWVAFVDARLLQDVFTNIGKNRNSLQFSLDVFNIGNLINSNWGVGQTQQRNSPLSFVDYDQASGQPRFNFNPIVNSRTVFPDGTTTTNVQTLNVTNRYITTESARYRIQLGLRYTFN; via the coding sequence ATGAGAAACACCTATTATCGTCATCTTCTTTTACTGCTTATGGCAGTCTTGTCGATACAGCAGGGCTGGTCGCAGGGTGCTACAACCTCGGCCATGAACGGCGTGATTACCGATAAGGAGGGTGCAGGCTTACCAGGGGCCACCGTTATTGCGGTTCATACTCCTACTAACACTCAATATGTAGCGCCTACCAACTCAGAAGGGCGTTTCAACATCCAAAATATGCGCGTTGGTGGTCCTTACACCGTTCGCATCACTTTCGTAGGCTATCAGGACGTTACACGTGAAAACATATTCCTAACGCTTGGTCAAAACCAGCGCTTAGACATTAACCTGAGCGAATCCACTCAGCAGTTGAGCGAAGTAACCGTTTCTGGTCGTCGTGACCCGGTTATCAACTCGGGTCGTACAGGTGCTGCTACTAGCGTACAGCGCGAGCAAATTGAGCGCTTGCCATCGTTGAGCCGCTCATTTCAGGATTTTACTCGCCTCACGCCACAGGCGTCGGGTACGGGCACAAGCTTCGGTGGACGAAATGGTAACTTCAACAACGTTACTATCGATGGTGCTATCTTCAATAACTCTTTCGGTTTGAGCGGCACAGTAGGTGGTCAAGCCAACGCGCAGCCTATTTCTTTGGACGCTATCCAGGAAATACAAGTGAGCATAGCTCCCTTCGACGTTCGTCAAGGATCATTCACAGGGGCTGGTATCAACGCTATTACCCGTTCGGGTACCAACGAAGTATCGGCTTCCGTGTACGGTTTCCGTCGTTCCAACAACTTGGTAGGCGACAAAGTACGTGACGTCAATCAGCCGTTCCCCGAATTTACGCTCAATCAGCTTGGAGCTCGGGTCGGTGGGCCTATCATCAAAGACAAGCTTTTCTATTTCGTAAGTGTGGAAGGTGAGCGCCGCGACGACCCACCAGGCACATTCGTGGCTAACCGTCCAGGTTTGCCAGCCCCTGGCCCGGGTAGTAACACTTCGGCAGCTAACGCCTCTGAACTCGACGTGCTATCGAACTTCTTGCAAACTACTTATGGGTACAATCCTGGTCCTTACGAGGGGTATCAGCTGAAGCAGAACTCTGATAAAATCACGGCTAAGATTGATTGGAACATTAATGCTACCAATACCTTTTCCATCAAGTACAACTACCTCAAGTCATACCGCGACGTACCGCCATCCAACTCTGGCTCGCCAACGGTAACGGGTGGCCGTAGCTTGTCGACCAACACACTGCCTTTCTTGGCATCGTATTACCGCATCAACAACAACCTGAACTCGTTTATTGCCGAGTTGAACTCCACCCTTGCTGGTGGTATCTCCAATCAGCTTCAGGCGGGCTTCACGGCCCAGCGCGACTTCCGCTCGTCGTTGGGTGGTTCTCCCTTCCCATTCGTTGACATTCTGTATAACGCCAATGGCCCTGGTGCCAATGGTAACGAATTCACCTCGTTCGGCTATGAGCTTTTCACGCCACTCAACGTGCTGAATTCGGATATCTACCAATTGTCGGACAACATTAGCAAGACGGTAGGTAACCACACCTTCACGCTGGGTACTTATAATGAGTACTACAAATTCGCTAACGGTTTCGCTCCCGACCTGTATGGCCGTTACCGTTTTAACTCATTGTCGGACTTTTATAGCTCCGCAGGATATACCTACAACGCTACCACACTGGCCCTTACTCCCCGTGATGGTGGCCCCGTGGCCTCGGCTACTAACAATTACACCGTACGCTACCCTCTGAACATCAACGACGGCAACCCTGGCTTAGGCTATCCGCTTGCCGAAACCAAAGCTGCTCAGCTCGGATTCTATGCGCAAGACGAGTGGAACGTAATGCCAAACATGAAGGTAACTACCGGTTTGCGCGTTGATATTCCTATCATTCTGAGTGATTTGCAGCGTAACGAAGACGCCGCTAGCATCAGCTTCCGCGACAATTACCAAATCTTGACTGATCAGGTACAGAAAACATCAGTGATGTTCTCGCCCCGTATCGGTTTTAACTGGGATGTAAACAACGACGGCAAAACGCAGCTACGCGGTGGTACTGGTATATTCACTGGCCGTGTGCCATTCGTTTGGATATCCAACCAGGCCAGTAACAACGGTTTGTTGGGTGGGGTGTATAGTGGCGGTAATGTAGCATTCAATACTACGCCTGGTTACTTGCCACCCGCTGCCAATATCAATCAAACTACGCTGCCTGCTACCTACAACCTGGCTGTAACTGAGCGTGGCTTCAAGTTCCCACAGGTATGGCGTACTAACATCGGCATCGACCAGCGTCTGCCCGGCGACGTAGTGTTCACTTTGGACGGTATTTTCACGAAGGACATCAATGCTGTGTACTTCGATAACGTGAACCTCCCTAACCCGCAGGCCCGTGCAGCTGGCGCCGACACTCGTCCACTCTACCGTCTGCCCAACGCGTTGAACACTCGTTCGTTCCAGGTAAGTCCTAAAATTGTAAGTTCCGATGGTGCTATTGTGATGCGCAATACCAACAAAGGCTACTCTTACAGTGCTACTGGTCAGTTGCAAAAAACGTTCAGCAATAGCGTTTCCGCTAGCTTGGCTTACACCTACACCAATTCACAGGATGTAAGCATCGGAGGATCAACTCCTTTCTCTTTGTGGTCTGCTCGTCCTATTTCCGATGATCCTAACGCCAACAAGCTGGGCTACTCTGAATTCCTACGTCAGCATCGTGTAGTAGCGTCGCTTTCATATCGCAAAGAGTATCTGGGCCACTTGGCTACTACTATCTCGGGTTTCCTCGACTTAGGTCCGAATGGTCGCTTCTCTTACGTGTATAACGGTGACATGAACGGTGACAACGTGGGTAACAACGACTTGATGTATATCCCGCGTACTAGAGACGAAATCAACCTCACTAACCTGACTCTGTTCAGCGGCACTCCTCAGCAGACCATCTACACAGCTGACCAGCAGTGGGTTGATCTGAACAACTACATCAATCAAGACGATTATCTGAGCCAGCACCGCGGCCAAATCGCCGAGCGTAATGGCGCCGTGTTGCCATGGGTTGCATTTGTAGATGCTCGCTTGCTGCAAGACGTGTTCACCAACATCGGTAAAAACCGCAATTCGCTGCAGTTCAGCCTTGACGTATTCAACATTGGTAATCTTATCAACTCTAACTGGGGTGTAGGCCAAACCCAGCAGCGTAACTCGCCATTATCGTTTGTAGACTACGATCAAGCTAGTGGCCAGCCACGGTTCAACTTCAACCCTATTGTGAACTCGCGCACGGTATTCCCCGACGGTACGACTACTACCAATGTGCAGACGCTGAACGTGACGAACCGTTACATTACAACGGAATCAGCGCGCTACCGCATCCAACTGGGCTTGCGCTACACCTTCAACTAA
- a CDS encoding serine O-acetyltransferase: protein MSFSSDTPFVRALARAHQQVATPLPGPAFCQLAELLLELLFPERASQPLLRPDAIAATLSQFQTDLASLLARVSMPDTPAAVAAAFMAGLPSLREQLLRDAAAVLAADPAAQGIEEVIATYPGFYATAMHRVAHALHLLHVPRVPRLISEHAHQLTGVDIHPGARIGSSFCIDHGTGIVIGETTVIGAHVKIYQGVTLGALSVSKELQGIKRHPTIEDNVVLYAGATILGGNTVIGRYSIIGGNVWLTESVPSHSRVYHRAQIHVTRSEDPTADLTFSI, encoded by the coding sequence ATGTCCTTTTCTTCTGATACTCCTTTTGTGCGGGCTCTAGCGCGGGCACACCAGCAGGTAGCCACGCCCTTACCAGGTCCTGCTTTTTGCCAGCTCGCCGAGTTACTACTCGAATTACTGTTTCCCGAGCGAGCCAGCCAGCCGCTGCTCCGTCCGGATGCCATAGCTGCTACGCTAAGCCAATTTCAAACTGATTTAGCTTCGCTGCTCGCCCGCGTATCCATGCCCGACACGCCCGCAGCCGTAGCCGCCGCTTTTATGGCTGGCTTACCCTCCTTGCGCGAACAACTCTTGCGCGATGCTGCCGCTGTTTTGGCTGCCGACCCGGCGGCGCAGGGCATTGAGGAGGTCATTGCTACATATCCAGGCTTCTATGCTACGGCCATGCACCGAGTGGCCCATGCCTTGCATCTGCTGCATGTGCCCAGGGTTCCGCGCCTGATCAGTGAGCATGCGCACCAACTTACTGGAGTCGATATCCACCCTGGCGCGCGCATCGGTTCCTCGTTTTGCATTGACCACGGCACTGGTATTGTCATTGGAGAAACCACCGTTATTGGTGCTCACGTGAAGATATATCAAGGCGTAACGCTCGGGGCCCTGAGTGTCAGCAAAGAATTGCAGGGCATCAAGCGTCATCCTACCATTGAAGACAATGTAGTCTTATATGCTGGAGCCACCATTTTAGGCGGCAACACAGTAATTGGCCGCTATAGTATCATCGGCGGCAACGTCTGGCTTACGGAGAGTGTCCCTTCTCACTCACGCGTGTATCACCGGGCTCAAATCCACGTCACGCGTAGTGAGGACCCTACTGCCGACCTGACCTTCTCGATTTAG
- the cysK gene encoding cysteine synthase A: MRLNKLFAHRPDVEVWVKLERANPGGSIKDRIALSMIEQAEQDGILTPDSLIVEPTSGNTGVGLAMVAAVKGYKLTLVMPESMSIERRRLMAAYGANLELTPREKGMKGAIEKAHEIVRDTPGAWMPMQFENPANIKVHAETTAQEILRDAPEGFDYHITGVGTGGHITAVTEVLKPLFPNMKTFAVEPELSPVISGGAPGPHPIQGIGAGFIPANLHREVLDGTIQVSQQEAFDMTRRAAREEGIFIGVSSGASLAAVAKKLDEVPQGGRVLTFCYDTGERYLSVEGLFV, translated from the coding sequence TTGCGCCTCAACAAACTCTTTGCCCACCGCCCCGATGTGGAAGTGTGGGTGAAGCTGGAACGCGCTAACCCCGGCGGTAGCATCAAAGACCGCATTGCTTTGAGCATGATTGAACAAGCGGAGCAAGACGGCATCCTAACACCAGACAGCCTCATTGTGGAGCCAACCTCTGGAAATACCGGCGTAGGCTTAGCCATGGTAGCAGCTGTAAAAGGCTATAAGCTGACGTTGGTAATGCCCGAATCTATGTCGATAGAGCGGCGGCGACTGATGGCAGCCTACGGCGCCAATTTGGAACTGACGCCCCGTGAAAAAGGCATGAAAGGCGCCATCGAAAAAGCGCACGAAATAGTGCGGGATACGCCCGGCGCTTGGATGCCCATGCAATTCGAAAACCCAGCCAACATCAAAGTACACGCCGAAACAACTGCACAGGAGATTCTGCGCGATGCGCCCGAAGGCTTCGATTATCACATAACCGGGGTAGGTACGGGTGGCCACATCACAGCCGTTACGGAAGTGCTTAAGCCGCTTTTCCCGAACATGAAGACATTTGCCGTCGAGCCGGAACTCTCGCCGGTTATCAGTGGCGGTGCGCCTGGTCCCCACCCCATCCAAGGTATCGGAGCTGGCTTTATTCCAGCCAACCTGCACCGCGAGGTTCTTGATGGCACCATTCAGGTAAGCCAGCAAGAAGCCTTTGATATGACTCGGCGCGCTGCTCGCGAGGAAGGTATATTCATAGGCGTCTCTTCAGGAGCTTCATTAGCTGCTGTGGCCAAGAAGTTGGACGAAGTACCTCAGGGCGGTCGAGTACTCACCTTCTGCTATGATACGGGCGAACGGTACTTATCCGTAGAGGGCCTTTTTGTGTAG